The following proteins are encoded in a genomic region of Rattus rattus isolate New Zealand chromosome 2, Rrattus_CSIRO_v1, whole genome shotgun sequence:
- the Dcun1d3 gene encoding DCN1-like protein 3, with protein MGQCVTKCKNPSSTLGSKNGDRDPSSKSHSRRGASHREEQVPPCGKPAGDILVNGTKKAEAATEACQLPTSSGDAGRESKTNAEESSLQRLEELFRRYKDEREDAILEEGMERFCNDLCVDPTEFRVLLLAWKFQAATMCKFTRKEFFDGCKAISADSIDGICARFPSLLTEAKQEDKFKDLYRFTFQFGLDSEEGQRSLHREIAIALWKLVFTQNNPPVLDQWLNFLTENPSGIKGISRDTWNMFLNFTQVIGPDLSNYSEDEAWPSLFDTFVEWEMERRKREVEGRGALSSGPEGLCPEEQT; from the exons ATGGGCCAGTGTGTCACCAAATGCAAGAATCCTTCATCAACCTTGGGCAGCAAGAATGGAGACCGGGACCCCAGCAGCAAGTCACACAGCAGGCGGGGGGCTAGCCACCGTGAGGAACAGGTGCCACCTTGTGGCAAACCAGCTGGGGATATTCTTGTCAATGGGACCAAGAAAGCAGAGGCTGCCACCGAGGCCTGCCAGCTGCCAACTTCTTCTGGAGATGCGGGGAGGGAGTCCAAGACCAATGCTGAGGAGTCTTCCTTGCAGAGGTTGGAAGAACTATTCAGGCGCTATAAGGATGAGCGGGAGGATGCAATTTTGGAGGAAGGCATGGAGCGCTTTTGCAATGACCTATGTGTTGATCCTACGGAGTTTCGAGTGCTGCTCTTGGCCTGGAAGTTCCAGGCTGCTACCATGTGCAAATTCACCAG GAAGGAGTTTTTTGACGGCTGTAAAGCAATAAGTGCAGACAGCATTGATGGGATCTGTGCACGTTTCCCTAGCCTCTTAACAGAAGCCAAACAAGAAGATAAATTCAAGGATCTCTACCGGTTTACATTTCAGTTTGGCCTGGACTCTGAAGAAGGGCAGCGGTCACTGCATCGTGAAATAGCCATTGCCCTGTGGAAATTAGTATTTACACAGAACAATCCTCCAGTATTGGACCAGTGGCTAAATTTCCTAACAGAGAACCCTTCGGGAATCAAGGGCATCTCCCGGGACACTTGGAACATGTTTCTTAACTTCACTCAGGTGATTGGCCCCGACCTCAGCAACTACAGTGAAGATGAGGCCTGGCCGAGTCTCTTTGATACCTTTGTGGAGTGggaaatggagagaaggaaaagagaagtggaAGGGAGAGGTGCACTCAGCTCAGGGCCCGAGGGCTTATGTCCAGAAGAGCAGACTTAG